The following proteins are co-located in the Camelina sativa cultivar DH55 chromosome 12, Cs, whole genome shotgun sequence genome:
- the LOC104733883 gene encoding probable E3 ubiquitin-protein ligase ARI5: protein MYNEIKEPSYITAEGGTLVEAADDLNQGNFAYALAIEAISSEIITDMPDEKETCNICLNDGINADQMFSIDKCGHMFCSECVKSHIEVRLAMGSLMTCPGYQCKSRLTYRYCVNLLTPKLKKMWGKRFKEDKILVTKSVYCPNPRCSTLMSETNLFELIGVRSCCVKCGEPFCINCKVPWHNNLSCDQYKWLHPNPTEYDGMLKDLANEKLWRQCRKCKHMIELAHGCVSVICRCGHNFCYRCGADAGGCWHGHGFPVTDNFFLTIRCCLCCIFLLFLVIIAIVVVIIRFLIRRFS from the exons ATGTACAATGAAAT AAAAGAACCTTCATATATTACGGCGGAAGGAGGCACTCTAGTAGAAGCAGCAGATGACCTAAATCAAGGTAATTTTGCCTACGCACTTGCAATAGAAGCAATCTCTTCCGAAATCATCACAG ATATGCCTGATGAGAAAGAGACTTGCAATATCTGTTTGAACGATGGCATCAATGCTGATCAAATGTTCTCCATTGATAAATGTGGTCATATGTTTTGTTCTGAATGTGTGAAAAGTCATATAGAGGTGAGACTAGCCATGGGAAGTCTAATGACATGTCCTGGTTATCAATGCAAATCTAGGTTGACTTATAGATATTGTGTCAACCTTTTGACACCTAAACTAAAAAAGATGTGGGGCAAAAGGTTCAAAGAAGATAAAATTCTTGTAACAAAAAGTGTTTACTGTCCAAATCCGAGGTGCTCGACTTTAATGTCGGAAACCAATCTCTTTGAACTTATTGGAGTTAGGAGTTGCTGTGTAAAATGCGGTGAACCCTTTTGCATCAACTGCAAAGTTCCTTGGCATAATAACTTGTCGTGCGACCAGTACAAGTGGCTACATCCAAATCCTACAGAATACGATGGAATGCTGAAAGATCTAGCAAATGAGAAATTGTGGCGTCAATGCAGAAAATGTAAACACATGATTGAACTTGCTCATGGATGCGTCAGTGTAATTTGCAG ATGTGGACATAATTTTTGCTACCGATGTGGAGCCGATGCTGGAGGTTGCTGGCATGGTCATGGCTTTCCTGTTacggataatttttttttgacaatacgTTGTTGTTTGTGctgcatttttcttttgtttttggtgataatcgctattgttgttgttattataagATTCCTCATAAGACGGTTCTCATAA
- the LOC104733884 gene encoding uncharacterized protein LOC104733884 yields MVYTTKKKEMNRIANVKRVMKGKNNKLLLVSVNVLGSVGPIRFLANEEDEVSTVINTTLKAYARQGRIPVLGFDVDNFIFYSINAGFNTLHPEEKIGSMDVTNFLMCKKEPRPLEKVEGIRKSKARVGHGWKTRLLRSILG; encoded by the exons ATGGTCTATACtacaaagaagaaggagatgaacaGAATTGCGAATGTAAAAAGAGTGATGAAAGGGAAGAACAACAAGTTGTTGTTGGTGAGTGTGAATGTTCTTGGAAGTGTTGGTCCTATAAGGTTTTTGGccaacgaagaagatgaagtttcaACTGTTATCAACACAACTTTGAAAGCCTATGCTCGTCAAGGCAGGATCCCGGTTCTAGGGTTTGATGTCGATAACTTTATTTTCTATTCCATTAATGCCGGATTCAACA CTTTGCATCCAGAGGAGAAGATAGGTTCAATGGATGTAACAAATTTCTTGATGTGCAAGAAAGAGCCACGGCCATTGGAAAAAGTCGAAGGAATAAGAAAGAGTAAAGCTCGGGTAGGCCATGGATGGAAAACTCGTCTTCTTCGGTCCATATTAGGATAA
- the LOC109124510 gene encoding protein C2-DOMAIN ABA-RELATED 1-like yields the protein MENLMGLLRIHVKRGVNLAIRDLSSSDPYVVVHFGKQKLKTRVVKHSVNPEWNDLLTLSVTDPNLPVKLTVYDYDVFSPDDKMGEAEFHIGPYIEAIKFCHQLGPGLPSGTIIRKIEPSRKNCLSEESHIVWNQGKIVQNMFLRLQHVECGEVEIQLEWVNVTGARGI from the exons atggagAATCTAATGGGTCTTCTGAGAATTCATGTGAAGAGAGGTGTGAATCTCGCCATTAGAGATCTCTCTAGCAGTGATCCTTACGTCGTTGTCCACTTTGGTAAACAG AAGCTGAAAACACGTGTGGTGAAACACAGTGTAAATCCCGAGTGGAACGACTTATTGACACTTTCCGTGACTGATCCGAATCTCCCGGTTAAACTC ACGGTTTACGACTATGACGTGTTCTCCCCGGATGACAAGATGGGAGAAGCCGAGTTTCACATTGGTCCATATATTGAAGCTATTAAATTCTGCCATCAGCTCGGACCAGGACTTCCCAGTGGTACCATAATAAGGAAGATAGAGCCGAGCAGAAAAAACTGTTTGTCTGAAGAGAGCCACATTGTGTGGAACCAAGGCAAGATTGTTCAGAATATGTTCCTTAGACTCCAGCACGTGGAGTGCGGAGAGGTGGAGATACAGCTTGAGTGGGTCAATGTCACCGGTGCAAGGGGTATATAG